A section of the Bradyrhizobium oligotrophicum S58 genome encodes:
- a CDS encoding metallophosphoesterase family protein, which yields MMPDGLRRIASTFVRCPPFLRGSFLAAVVLMPWPSAPLLAQQAGDARSFADARNEAKETCPCCEYRTVSCSAGEQPVKSDLAACGKGITPDPNLVRFVVIGDFGYSKYQCEGVVSRMVQGWRKRLSVDFVITVGDDNYNSGKKSTIKRNIADHYGNFVREKKFFPTLGNHDWGTVRKDPQYAWGTPYPYLDFFDYLKQYSPNTQPPVQGRYYNVAPSPLVELFGLDSDYHEQDGTCCNSKQAGWLRDALAASKAPWKLVYFHHPPYTTAREDAPGAWMRWPFKQWCATSILTGHEHAYERLEIEGMPYFVNGLGGNPYVYDQKSCPVQPGSQKRYNGAHGAMLVVANSREMEFCFYSVKQSAPIDVYRQQVPQGCVPAPSDCQPPSDVASYCAAQPPTSEPDEPPCPTDWPGPASGRTAGSYCPVPLTRSHGDRNDN from the coding sequence ATGATGCCGGACGGGTTGCGCCGTATCGCCTCGACCTTTGTCAGATGCCCGCCGTTCCTCCGTGGTTCTTTCCTCGCCGCGGTCGTCCTGATGCCGTGGCCGTCGGCACCGCTACTGGCCCAGCAGGCGGGCGATGCACGCTCCTTTGCGGACGCCCGCAACGAAGCGAAAGAGACCTGTCCTTGCTGCGAGTACCGCACCGTCAGCTGCAGTGCCGGCGAGCAGCCGGTCAAGAGCGATTTGGCCGCCTGCGGAAAGGGCATCACGCCCGACCCGAATCTGGTCCGCTTTGTCGTGATCGGCGATTTCGGCTACAGCAAGTATCAATGCGAAGGCGTCGTCTCCAGGATGGTTCAGGGCTGGCGCAAGCGGCTCTCGGTCGACTTCGTGATCACGGTCGGGGACGACAACTACAACAGCGGCAAGAAGAGCACCATCAAGCGCAACATCGCGGATCACTACGGCAACTTCGTCCGCGAGAAGAAGTTCTTCCCGACCCTCGGCAACCACGACTGGGGAACGGTGCGCAAGGATCCTCAATATGCCTGGGGCACGCCCTATCCGTATTTGGATTTCTTCGACTATCTCAAGCAATATTCGCCGAACACGCAGCCGCCGGTGCAGGGGCGTTACTATAACGTCGCGCCAAGTCCGCTGGTCGAACTGTTCGGGCTGGACAGCGACTATCATGAGCAGGATGGGACCTGCTGCAATTCCAAGCAGGCGGGCTGGTTGAGGGACGCGCTCGCGGCATCGAAGGCGCCATGGAAACTGGTGTACTTCCATCACCCGCCCTATACCACCGCGCGCGAGGATGCGCCTGGCGCCTGGATGCGCTGGCCCTTCAAGCAATGGTGCGCGACGTCGATCCTGACCGGCCACGAACACGCCTATGAGCGCCTCGAAATCGAGGGCATGCCATATTTCGTCAATGGTCTGGGCGGCAATCCGTATGTGTACGATCAGAAGAGCTGTCCGGTGCAGCCCGGCAGCCAGAAGCGCTACAATGGAGCACACGGCGCGATGCTGGTCGTGGCCAATAGCCGCGAGATGGAGTTCTGCTTCTACTCCGTCAAACAAAGTGCGCCGATCGATGTCTATCGGCAGCAGGTGCCGCAAGGCTGTGTGCCCGCGCCGTCCGACTGTCAGCCGCCATCGGACGTCGCGTCCTATTGCGCCGCGCAGCCGCCGACATCCGAGCCCGACGAGCCGCCTTGCCCGACCGATTGGCCCGGGCCGGCAAGCGGCCGGACCGCGGGGTCGTATTGTCCGGTCCCGCTCACCAGGAGCCACGGCGACCGCAACGATAATTGA
- the speD gene encoding S-adenosylmethionine decarboxylase yields the protein MILGRHIKAVGIGDPDRLRSMSRIKGLLDDLVEALNMRALGSPHIYEVEEDIRRMNCEPFEDEGGVTGIVVLSTSHCAIHTWPLQSQFVLDVFSCRKFNPSVVVDLVSRAFMTKSLRTTDLSHSLELETGAPAADAAVAADQSAISPIVPATPRRVGGRD from the coding sequence GTGATCCTCGGGCGGCACATCAAGGCGGTCGGAATTGGCGACCCCGACCGGCTACGCAGCATGTCTCGGATCAAGGGCCTGCTGGACGATCTGGTCGAAGCTCTCAACATGCGCGCGCTGGGCTCCCCTCATATCTACGAGGTCGAAGAGGACATCCGGCGAATGAATTGCGAGCCCTTCGAGGACGAAGGCGGCGTCACCGGCATCGTGGTTCTTTCGACCTCTCATTGCGCCATCCATACCTGGCCGCTGCAAAGCCAGTTCGTGCTGGATGTGTTTTCCTGCCGGAAGTTCAATCCGTCGGTTGTCGTCGACCTGGTCAGTCGAGCGTTCATGACCAAATCGCTTCGCACCACGGATTTGAGCCACTCGCTCGAGTTGGAGACGGGAGCGCCGGCCGCCGATGCCGCGGTCGCCGCCGATCAATCGGCGATCAGCCCGATCGTGCCGGCGACGCCGCGGCGAGTAGGCGGGAGGGATTGA
- a CDS encoding acyl-CoA dehydrogenase family protein, which yields MSASAKVIPRDWLDWPFFEPRHRQLCERLDRFVGSGALDDVDHSDVDAACRKIVRALGSAGLLDSAVVAPDADAAAIDSRAICLSRETLAYADGLADFAFAMQGLGSGAIALGGSPELRVSMLPKVRAGEWLAAFALSEKEAGSDVAAMACAARLDGDAYVLDGEKTWISNGGIADVYTLFARTGEAPGARGISAFVVFPDDPGFSVAERIEVIAPHPLATLRLQNCRIPVSRRLGAPGGGFKLAMQTLDIFRASVAAAALGFGRRALDEAQDHAASRRMFGGALSDLQMTQAAFGDMATETDAAALLTYRAAWRRDVQKLPTTREAAMAKLAATETAQRVIDRALQMFGGRGVRKGEIVESLYREIRALRIYEGATEVQKLIVARELQKSRTGAIRG from the coding sequence ATGAGTGCATCGGCCAAGGTGATCCCCCGCGACTGGCTCGACTGGCCGTTCTTCGAGCCGCGTCACCGTCAGCTGTGCGAACGGCTCGATCGCTTCGTCGGTTCCGGCGCGCTCGACGATGTCGATCACAGCGACGTCGATGCTGCCTGCCGCAAGATCGTGCGCGCGCTGGGCTCAGCCGGGCTGCTCGACAGCGCCGTCGTGGCGCCGGACGCGGATGCCGCGGCGATCGACTCGCGCGCGATCTGCCTGTCGCGCGAAACGCTGGCCTATGCCGATGGCCTCGCCGACTTCGCCTTCGCCATGCAGGGGCTAGGCTCCGGCGCGATCGCGCTCGGCGGCTCGCCCGAGCTGCGCGTCAGCATGTTGCCGAAGGTGCGCGCCGGCGAATGGCTCGCGGCCTTCGCGCTGTCCGAGAAGGAGGCGGGCTCCGACGTCGCCGCAATGGCCTGCGCGGCGCGGCTCGACGGCGATGCCTACGTGCTCGATGGCGAGAAGACCTGGATCTCCAATGGCGGCATTGCCGACGTCTACACGCTGTTCGCCCGCACCGGCGAGGCGCCGGGCGCACGCGGCATCTCCGCCTTCGTCGTTTTCCCAGACGATCCCGGCTTCTCGGTTGCCGAGCGGATCGAGGTGATCGCGCCGCATCCGCTGGCGACGTTGCGGCTGCAGAACTGCCGCATCCCGGTGAGCCGCCGGCTCGGCGCGCCCGGCGGTGGCTTCAAGCTCGCGATGCAGACGCTCGACATCTTCCGCGCCTCGGTGGCCGCGGCCGCGCTCGGCTTCGGTCGCCGCGCGCTCGACGAGGCGCAGGACCACGCCGCCAGCCGGCGCATGTTCGGCGGCGCGCTGTCCGATCTGCAGATGACCCAGGCCGCGTTCGGCGACATGGCCACCGAGACCGACGCCGCGGCGCTGCTGACCTACCGCGCCGCCTGGCGCCGCGACGTCCAGAAGCTGCCGACCACACGCGAGGCCGCGATGGCCAAGCTCGCCGCCACCGAAACCGCGCAGCGCGTCATCGATCGCGCGTTGCAGATGTTCGGCGGCCGCGGCGTCCGCAAGGGCGAGATCGTCGAGAGCCTCTACCGCGAGATCCGGGCCCTGCGCATCTACGAAGGCGCCACCGAGGTGCAGAAGCTGATCGTCGCCCGCGAACTGCAGAAGTCGCGGACGGGCGCCATTCGGGGATGA
- a CDS encoding formamidase — translation MNGLGGLNKSDNGVVIGLVQLQLPIVVTKEDLARQTEKIVWMVGKARRNLGTMDLVVFPEYSLHGLSMDTNPDIMCRLDGPEVAAFKQACIDNRIWGCFSIMEHNPDGNPYNSGLIIDDHGDIKLYYRKLHPWIPVEPWEPGDIGIPVIEGPRGARIALIICHDGMFPEMARECAYKGAEIMIRTAGYTAPIRDSWHFTNQANAFQNLMVTANVCMCGSDGSFDSMGEGMIVNFDGSILAHGTTGRADEIITAEVRPDLVREARINWGVENNIYQLWHRGYVAVKGGAMDCPYSFMHDMVAGTYRLPWEDQVRVTDGTSCGFAAPTRSFGKLGKAAE, via the coding sequence ATGAATGGGTTAGGCGGTCTCAACAAATCCGACAACGGCGTCGTGATCGGGCTGGTGCAGCTCCAGCTGCCGATCGTGGTGACCAAGGAAGACCTCGCGCGGCAGACCGAGAAGATCGTCTGGATGGTCGGCAAGGCGCGACGCAATCTCGGCACCATGGATCTCGTGGTGTTCCCGGAATACTCGCTGCACGGCCTGTCGATGGACACCAATCCCGACATCATGTGCCGGCTCGACGGGCCGGAGGTCGCGGCGTTCAAGCAGGCCTGCATCGACAACAGGATCTGGGGCTGCTTCTCGATCATGGAGCACAACCCCGACGGCAACCCCTACAATTCCGGCCTGATCATCGACGATCACGGCGACATCAAGCTGTATTATCGCAAGCTGCATCCGTGGATCCCGGTCGAGCCGTGGGAGCCCGGCGACATCGGCATTCCCGTGATCGAGGGACCGCGCGGCGCTAGAATCGCGCTGATCATCTGCCATGACGGCATGTTCCCGGAGATGGCGCGGGAATGCGCCTACAAGGGCGCCGAGATCATGATCCGCACGGCAGGCTACACCGCGCCGATCCGCGACAGCTGGCACTTCACCAACCAGGCCAACGCATTCCAGAACCTGATGGTGACGGCCAATGTCTGCATGTGCGGCTCGGACGGCTCGTTCGATTCCATGGGGGAGGGGATGATCGTCAATTTCGACGGCAGCATTCTCGCCCACGGCACCACGGGGCGCGCCGACGAGATCATCACCGCCGAGGTGCGGCCCGACCTGGTGCGCGAGGCCCGCATCAATTGGGGCGTCGAGAACAACATCTATCAGCTCTGGCATCGCGGCTATGTCGCCGTGAAGGGCGGCGCGATGGACTGTCCCTACAGCTTCATGCACGACATGGTCGCGGGCACCTACCGGCTGCCCTGGGAGGATCAGGTCAGGGTCACCGACGGCACGTCCTGCGGCTTTGCGGCGCCGACGCGGTCATTCGGCAAGCTCGGCAAGGCAGCGGAGTGA
- a CDS encoding TetR/AcrR family transcriptional regulator has product MRTLNERADVIPLIAEVFREFGFEGTSLSRITEKTRLGKGSLYHFFPGGKEEMARAVLAHVDGWFEREIFTPLRHDPPEQSIARMWHGVDDYFRSGRRICLVGAFALDETRDRFAAAIASYFTRWIEGLRDALVRGGWPMAEAADSAEEVVLGIQGALVLARATNDEAVFGRALARFQRRLQQPSAV; this is encoded by the coding sequence ATGCGGACGCTCAACGAGCGCGCCGACGTCATCCCGCTGATAGCGGAGGTGTTCCGTGAGTTCGGCTTCGAGGGCACTTCGCTCAGCCGCATCACCGAGAAGACGCGGCTCGGCAAGGGCAGCCTGTATCACTTCTTCCCAGGCGGGAAGGAGGAAATGGCCCGTGCCGTGCTGGCGCATGTCGACGGCTGGTTCGAGCGCGAGATTTTTACGCCGTTGCGCCATGATCCGCCGGAGCAGTCGATCGCGCGGATGTGGCACGGCGTCGACGATTACTTCCGTTCCGGGCGGCGCATCTGTCTCGTCGGGGCGTTTGCCCTGGACGAGACGCGCGACCGTTTCGCGGCCGCCATCGCCAGCTACTTCACGCGCTGGATCGAAGGCTTGCGCGATGCGCTGGTGCGCGGCGGCTGGCCGATGGCGGAGGCGGCCGACAGCGCCGAGGAGGTGGTGCTCGGCATCCAGGGCGCACTGGTGCTGGCGCGCGCCACCAATGACGAGGCGGTGTTCGGCCGCGCACTGGCGCGGTTCCAACGACGCCTGCAACAGCCATCTGCGGTCTGA
- a CDS encoding nuclear transport factor 2 family protein, with protein sequence MTVLAPPFTLETATKKVRVAEDGWNSRDPERVSLVYTPDSRWRNRAEFVTGRAEIVAFLSRKWAKELDYRLIKEIWAHSDNRIAVRFAYEWHDDSGNWFRSYGNENWEFDAQGLMQRRYACINDLPIKQSERKFHWPLGRRPDDHPGLSELGL encoded by the coding sequence ATGACCGTGCTTGCCCCGCCCTTCACATTGGAGACCGCCACCAAGAAGGTGCGCGTGGCCGAAGACGGCTGGAACAGCCGCGATCCCGAGCGCGTGTCGCTGGTCTACACGCCGGACAGCCGATGGCGGAATCGCGCCGAGTTCGTCACCGGCCGTGCCGAGATCGTCGCCTTCCTCAGCCGCAAATGGGCAAAGGAGCTCGACTACCGCCTGATCAAGGAGATCTGGGCCCACAGCGACAATCGGATCGCGGTGCGCTTCGCCTATGAATGGCATGACGACAGTGGCAACTGGTTTCGGTCCTACGGCAACGAGAACTGGGAGTTCGATGCCCAAGGGCTGATGCAGCGCCGCTATGCCTGCATCAACGACCTGCCGATCAAGCAGAGCGAGCGCAAGTTTCACTGGCCGCTGGGCCGCCGGCCCGACGATCATCCCGGACTGAGCGAACTGGGGCTGTAG